From one Phycodurus eques isolate BA_2022a chromosome 6, UOR_Pequ_1.1, whole genome shotgun sequence genomic stretch:
- the lcorl gene encoding ligand-dependent nuclear receptor corepressor-like protein isoform X3 has translation MAAVPCSKCTAERKGFRRELDSWRYKLIHCVGFESILEGIYGCMLTRDLNLFDDCEPKEVADWSPEANCSHCSFCSLPLDKLGDLAPATTSPLPSPSVFSLCQVPTISESSQTAHKFLQAVFHKKDASLRCDANIPRIAQELMKKMIHQFAMEYASKCLLHTTSMDITIRTSSPFSSETSDVPLDLTVSRTPEETERESDTADGVLDLSKKSGVSSTASSTLSSNVKASGRQLRQKEYIERSLELSEGLLSKALKDIHSGRLQEQRAALLYGIPLHTLRHGLEDWSGGRLGMPHQASQSNRDFREEMTSSTLGGEARLVLQKVAAWAERAEVGGHAEESGELGFPPSSLPFYQPSDSQKTLPHSSPQLRDAPQPPPSPTLSLEAPTPLRIPQVRSMSNHSRLAPAEIHRTAENRRTSPTEGPANLMTATARPSPFFKLRSPFLARGCAGSANQSPLRLVQRSSSLDDSEEGADHRDKDKPPRKKRGRYRQYDHELMEEAIAMVMGGQMSVSKAQGVYGVPHSTLEYKVKERTGTLKNPPKKKSASFCSPSSNLSGCGTVTGSTNSGPLASPAAANMF, from the exons ATGGCGGCCGTGCCGTGCTCCAAATGCACGGCAGAAAGAAAGGGCTTTCGGCGGGAACTTGACTCTTGGCGATACAAGCTGATACACTGCGTCG GATTTGAAAGCATCCTGGAGGGAATATATGGTTGTATGCTGACAAGAGACCTTAACTTATTTGATG ACTGTGAACCCAAAGAGGTGGCTGACTGGTCTCCGGAGGCAAACTGCTCCCACTGCTCATTCTGCAGCCTTCCTCTGGATAAACTCGGT GATCTTGCACCTGCAACCACCTCACCCCTCCCCTCACCCTCGGTTTTCTCTCTATGTCAAGTTCCAACCATCTCTGAGAGCAGCCAGACAGCTCACAAGTTCCTTCAAGCTGTGTTCCACAAGAAAG ACGCGTCTCTACGCTGTGATGCCAACATTCCTCGGATTGCCCAGGAGCTGATGAAGAAGATGATACACCAGTTCGCCATGGAGTATGCGTCCAAGTGCCTACTCCACACCACTTCGATGGATATTACAATAAGAACATCTTCGCCTTTTTCTTCTGAAACATCAGATGTCCCCTTGGACCTAACCGTAAGCCGAACTCCGGAGGAGACGGAAAGGGAATCTGATACAG CAGATGGTGTGCTTGACCTCTCCAAAAAGAGCGGCGTCAGCTCAACGGCTTCATCAACATTGTCATCGAATGTCAAAGCCTCAGG GAGGCAGCTCAGGCAGAAGGAGTACATTGAGAGGAGTTTGGAGCTGTCTGAGGGGCTGCTGTCCAAGGCCTTGAAGGATATTCACTCAGGAAGGCTGCAAGAGCAGCGAGCTGCATTGCTTTATGGAATTCCCCTTCATACCCTGAGGCACGGCCTGGAAGACTGGTCAGGAGGAAGGTTGGGGATGCCGCATCAAGCGTCACAAAGCAACAGAGATTTCAGGGAGGAGATGACGTCATCGACGCTGGGCGGGGAAGCCCGGCTCGTTCTGCAGAAAGTGGCGGCGTGGGCCGAGCGGGCGGAAGTAGGAGGACATGCAGAGGAGAGCGGAGAGCTCGGTTTCCCGCCCTCCTCCCTTCCCTTTTATCAGCCAAGCGATTCACAAAAGACCCTTCCCCACTCTTCTCCCCAGCTCAGGGATGCTCCCCAGCCCCCGCCAAGCCCCACTCTCAGTCTTGAGGCCCCCACGCCCCTCCGTATTCCTCAGGTCCGTTCCATGTCCAATCATAGCAGGTTAGCCCCAGCAGAGATTCACAGAACCGCCGAAAACCGCCGTACCTCACCGACAGAAGGGCCTGCCAATTTAATGACAGCTACTGCCAGACCTTCGCCTTTCTTCAAACTCAGATCACCTTTCCTGGCACGTGGCTGTGCAGGAAGTGCCAACCAGTCACCTCTTCGCCTGGTACAACGCAGCTCCTCATTGGATGATTCAGAGGAGGGAGCAGACCACCGTGACAAAGACAAGCCGCCGAGAAAGAAACGTGGAAGATACCGCCAGTATGACCACGAACTGATGGAGGAAGCCATCGCTATGGTGATGGGCGGCCAGATGAGCGTATCGAAGGCCCAAGGAGTTTACGGGGTACCCCATAGCACACTGGAATACAAAGTCAAAGAGCGCACTGGAACGCTGAAAAATCCTCCCAAGAAGAAATCTGCCAGCTTTTGCTCGCCCAGTTCCAATTTGTCTGGTTGTGGAACCGTTACAGGTTCCACTAACTCAGGGCCTCTTGCCTCACCTGCTGCTGCAAACATGTTCTAG
- the lcorl gene encoding uncharacterized protein lcorl isoform X1: MAAVPCSKCTAERKGFRRELDSWRYKLIHCVGFESILEGIYGCMLTRDLNLFDDCEPKEVADWSPEANCSHCSFCSLPLDKLGDLAPATTSPLPSPSVFSLCQVPTISESSQTAHKFLQAVFHKKDASLRCDANIPRIAQELMKKMIHQFAMEYASKCLLHTTSMDITIRTSSPFSSETSDVPLDLTVSRTPEETERESDTADGVLDLSKKSGVSSTASSTLSSNVKASGCPPPSDKEELGNIEKGTHHQQSALDVVLSSLCPAHRSLLYQMLKLAHKEKLLSSPAHKPVFPTEAHCCHCGLYADDNVILHKCSARNSSSLYPSSDCGHQGCGSTTCHPRDLPLKGCKGVAPLDLNNHCMQSCRMDTYTLICPKRLHCTSSQGLPADQIKNIMCSFGPCTSICCKQHPHPYLCVTNHTCVTQLKNATGDCEPPPPVLKREQSPSPPPLSPILSDIHKLTDEMPPSLLHHKQEEEAARMVKDLPSMHQEVIVDAAKREALESWTPRSSLAEKNQSGTLLQDVVNRFSEKLDTIRPSEKDPALASSAVVSEQEQLQSLTSQNLQFPADAHLTEIITTVLHTRSPSDYNLSELFNRHDSKESRLPNTRFRRRQEVLAAMARKADGATTRRQSLKIKRELAMFDASYNRRKSSHAKRSQLNDANGAVNTSSTLFDLNIMPEEERETELNTDYQSVNGVPLSITPASNRNDETGGGEEREKDLSQAMSHDLQSKFCNHCSQDTNELPQVKTQCDRRCQKDKVSANCDAMILEYAPSGQRCGTPECDYGSVENQRQTIITDCHPGQENQSIESRRSRRNIVPPQRFSSYVTETRKMFFAACFSESIFNQRTPNTNAVTSTTSDALFQNVDVENAQFESKTNSSDLPDTFALTSREGHSSFHTESKEQNQDVQQTLAVKETVCTFKPSEETRPYPKRPSFLNTASRRLQYPNVRVMTRSATCAKNTCTSLFQYTSPIKLMFVSPLKEGVIYSLKSARSGSNAQAEELFDPCKESSWGGTPEKKRIQITECAVPLIRPNCKSTTSFDKSSRYIKSSPSHRLKSGSSPTKPPLTPKSGSSPATVFSSLTSGSSSAESAPAPFKSGSSPAKSPSSSPKSSRKSTSSPKSSSPKIASKRSGEVTPPKNPFGTENQRSPGDLESFHEITPLKRRPGRPKKLGPHLEQKVKRPIGRPRKQKPEHAATGTSMANVPTDMEEKVNKNLKITVVYGRSRRNKRMVSESFDQLQTEFRDACRAVGLKNDLNVTQNHKINLGHPKMDSPEFPEGLHYANPIKEAALHPSSKIKCQKSENVLPSRKPGRPAKVKISGISVTVTTVSPKQRKILIEKDSPKRKMNKKALLPQFQHAKEPRTVSCPSVCENLQPEEQKESQSKNSKVQNQPLAVRHSKRVSKPSVYFLHAVATSRTPTYSHSNALLRRSKQLLLNKACNQRKQEKQNRIEHSVLKRHCCEQESENISQDLTRIAGISLDSRFAPKETLCWWAASAEEKTLNQEFARRIQLISDTWVSDTVENRRVDLQFQVNTGSSSSFTKSKHSSVIQTLFSCPPTKPRSCSMQQLSSWFMETTETQSLAIVKKTSSRNHYEVMHFPRSVNKQGGKCQSPQAERLRRHLKKFAKTLPKSPLQHEKAQKRLMVIKEAPSIQNIRQQLLVHKNVRGSLHQGTTWRRPLSKYKATLLRVRRLFQTLKERKWANVRNTQVTACRPEMLIGLKPKRKALKLFKEELSEGSKISSLAQSEEPVGTPKEQNICSKAWSPETIKECRVFLKKINSPDNKSAQEWDSCTVTLDDKSASAFVFAGKKRQLVGVVQAVKRKRCTNGMAASTKPTDSARKSLQKLDEMPLGRQKGKCPGLVSAEPPPAKKLRQSRMKGLSGPRWCDFVLGS; encoded by the exons ATGGCGGCCGTGCCGTGCTCCAAATGCACGGCAGAAAGAAAGGGCTTTCGGCGGGAACTTGACTCTTGGCGATACAAGCTGATACACTGCGTCG GATTTGAAAGCATCCTGGAGGGAATATATGGTTGTATGCTGACAAGAGACCTTAACTTATTTGATG ACTGTGAACCCAAAGAGGTGGCTGACTGGTCTCCGGAGGCAAACTGCTCCCACTGCTCATTCTGCAGCCTTCCTCTGGATAAACTCGGT GATCTTGCACCTGCAACCACCTCACCCCTCCCCTCACCCTCGGTTTTCTCTCTATGTCAAGTTCCAACCATCTCTGAGAGCAGCCAGACAGCTCACAAGTTCCTTCAAGCTGTGTTCCACAAGAAAG ACGCGTCTCTACGCTGTGATGCCAACATTCCTCGGATTGCCCAGGAGCTGATGAAGAAGATGATACACCAGTTCGCCATGGAGTATGCGTCCAAGTGCCTACTCCACACCACTTCGATGGATATTACAATAAGAACATCTTCGCCTTTTTCTTCTGAAACATCAGATGTCCCCTTGGACCTAACCGTAAGCCGAACTCCGGAGGAGACGGAAAGGGAATCTGATACAG CAGATGGTGTGCTTGACCTCTCCAAAAAGAGCGGCGTCAGCTCAACGGCTTCATCAACATTGTCATCGAATGTCAAAGCCTCAGG CTGCCCACCTCCTTCAGATAAAGAAGAATTGGGAAATATAGAAAAGGGGACACATCACCAGCAATCTGCGCTGGATGTTGTCCTTAGCTCTCTCTGCCCAGCACATCGTTCCTTACTCTACCAGATGCTAAAGTTGGCACACAAGGAAAAATTGCTCTCCTCCCCTGCCCACAAACCTGTTTTTCCAACAGAAGCTCACTGCTGTCATTGTGGATTGTATGCAGATGATAATGTTATCCTTCATAAGTGTAGCGCTCGTAACAGCAGTTCATTATACCCTTCGTCTGATTGTGGTCATCAAGGCTGCGGAAGCACAACGTGCCATCCCAGAGACTTGCCTCTAAAAGGTTGTAAAGGTGTAGCTCCCTTGGACCTTAACAACCACTGTATGCAAAGTTGTAGGATGGACACTTACACTCTGATTTGCCCCAAGAGGCTCCACTGTACGTCTAGTCAAGGTCTGCCTGCAGATCAAATCAAGAACATAATGTGTTCCTTTGGTCCTTGCACATCAATCTGCTGTAAGCAACATCCGCACCCTTATTTATGTGTTACAAATCACACCTGTGTGACCCAGCTTAAGAACGCAACAGGAGATTGTgagcctcctcctcctgtccTGAAAAGAGAACAGAGCCCTTCTCCTCCACCGCTTTCGCCAATCCTCTCAGATATTCATAAATTAACTGATGAAATGCCACCTTCCCTGCTTCACCATAAGCAAGAGGAAGAAGCTGCCCGCATGGTTAAAGATCTTCCAAGTATGCACCAGGAGGTAATTGTAGATGCAGCAAAAAGAGAGGCACTTGAGTCTTGGACTCCAAGAAGTAGTCTAGCTGAGAAGAACCAAAGTGGGACTTTACTGCAAGATGTTGTGAACCGCTTTAGTGAGAAACTTGATACCATCAGACCTTCAGAGAAAGATCCAGCTCTGGCCTCTTCGGCCGTTGTTTCTGAACAGGAGCAGCTACAGTCCTTAACCAGCCAAAACCTGCAATTTCCTGCTGATGCCCATCTGACTGAAATTATCACCACTGTGCTTCATACACGCAGTCCCAGTGACTATAACCTCAGTGAGCTGTTTAATCGACATGATAGCAAAGAGTCCAGGTTGCCTAATACACGCTTCCGTCGTCGCCAGGAAGTGCTTGCTGCAATGGCGAGAAAGGCTGATGGTGCTACAACCCGAAGGcaaagtttgaaaattaaacgaGAGCTTGCAATGTTTGATGCGTCATACAATAGAAGAAAGTCATCACATGCAAAGAGATCACAATTAAACGATGCTAATGGTGCTGTAAATACATCTAGCACTTTGTTTGACTTAAACATAATGCCAGAAGAGGAAAGAGAAACTGAGTTGAATACGGACTATCAAAGCGTTAACGGGGTACCACTCAGTATCACTCCCGCAAGTAACAGAAATGatgaaacgggggggggggaggaaaggGAAAAAGACCTGAGCCAAGCAATGTcccatgatttgcaaagcaaaTTTTGTAACCATTGTTCTCAAGATACAAATGAACTGCCACAGGTGAAGACTCAGTGTGACAGACGTTGCCAAAAGGACAAGGTTAGTGCAAATTGTGATGCCATGATTCTTGAATATGCCCCGTCAGGTCAACGCTGTGGCACTCCTGAGTGTGATTATGGGTCAGTTGAAAATCAAAGACAAACTATCATTACAGACTGTCATCCAGGTCAAGAAAACCAGAGCATTGAGTCAAGGAGGTCACGGAGAAACATTGTCCCTCCACAAAGATTCTCCTCTTACGTCACAGAAACCAGGAAGATGTTCTTTGCAGCTTGTTTCTCTGAAAGTATATTTAACCAGAGAACTCCTAATACAAATGCCGTCACGTCTACCACCTCAGATGCCTTATTTCAAAATGTAGATGTTGAGAATGCTCAGTTTGAATCAAAAACCAATTCGTCTGATCTCCCAGACACCTTTGCATTAACCAGTAGAGAAGGACACAGTTCATTTCATACAGAATCAAAAGAGCAAAACCAGGATGTGCAACAAACTCTAGCAGTCAAAGAGACTGTGTGCACTTTCAAACCTTCGGAAGAAACACGGCCATATCCAAAAAGACCATCATTCTTGAACACTGCGTCAAGAAGGCTCCAATACCCAAATGTCAGGGTTATGACCAGGTCTGCTACCTGTGCTAAGAATACTTGTACCTCTCTATTCCAGTACACAAGCCCAATTAAGTTAATGTTTGTATCACCATTAAAAGAAGGTGTCATATATAGTCTTAAATCAGCAAGGTCTGGCTCAAATGCACAAGCAGAGGAACTTTTTGACCCATGCAAAGAGTCCTCATGGGGAGGGACACCTGAGAAGAAGCGAATCCAGATCACTGAATGTGCCGTGCCACTTATCAGGCCTAATTGCAAATCCACTACCTCATTTGATAAATCTTCACGGTACATAAAGTCTTCTCCTTCACATAGACTAAAGTCTGGTTCTTCACCAACCAAGCCACCTTTAACACCAAAGTCTGGTTCTTCACCTGCCACGGTTTTCTCATCACTTACGTCAGGTTCTTCATCAGCTGAGTCAGCTCCTGCTCCATTTAAGTCGGGTTCTTCACCAGCTAAGTCCCCTTCCTCATCACCCAAGTCATCTCGAAAATCCACTTCTTCGCCCAAGTCTTCATCCCCCAAAATAGCCTCTAAGAGATCAGGTGAAGTTACTCCACCTAAGAATCCATTCGGAACGGAGAATCAAAGATCACCTGGGGACTTGGAGTCATTCCATGAAATCACTCCCCTGAAAAGACGCCCAGGCCGGCCAAAGAAGCTGGGGCCACATCTGGAGCAAAAAGTGAAGAGACCAATTGGTCGACCACGTAAACAGAAGCCTGAGCATGCAGCAACAGGGACAAGCATGGCAAATGTACCAACAGACATGGAGGAGAAAGTCAACAAGAACCTCAAAATAACTGTAGTCTACGGCCGTTCAAGAAGAAACAAACGAATGGTATCGGAGAGCTTTGATCAGCTCCAAACAGAGTTTAGAGATGCCTGTCGAGCAGTAGGTCTTAAAAACGACCTGAATGTAACACAAAACCATAAAATCAATTTAGGTCATCCCAAAATGGATTCACCAGAATTCCCTGAGGGTTTACATTATGCCAACCCTATAAAAGAGGCCGCACTCCACCCTAGCAGTAAGATCAAATGCCAGAAAAGCGAGAATGTGTTACCCTCAAGGAAACCAGGTAGACCAGCAAAAGTTAAAATCTCTGGAATCTCAGTCACTGTGACCACAGTGTCACCAAAGCAACGTAAAATTTTGATTGAGAAGGACTCtcccaaaagaaaaatgaacaagaaagcACTCCTGCCACAATTTCAACATGCCAAAGAGCCCAGAACAGTTAGTTGTCCCTCTGTTTGTGAAAACCTGCAACCAGAGGAACAAAAAGAATCCCAGAGTAAAAACAGTAAAGTGCAAAATCAGCCTTTAGCTGTACGTCATTCAAAGAGAGTGAGTAAGCCCTCAGTGTATTTTTTGCATGCCGTTGCCACCTCCAGAACTCCAACATACAGTCACAGTAATGCGCTCTTACGACGCTCCAAACAACTTCTGCTGAACAAGGCCTGCAatcaaagaaaacaagaaaaacagaacAGGATAGAACATTCGGTCTTGAAAAGGCACTGTTGTGAACAGGAGAGCGAGAACATCTCTCAGGATCTCACTCGAATAGCAGGTATTTCTTTAGACTCAAGATTTGCTCCAAAAGAGACACTCTGTTGGTGGGCAGCATCGGCTGAAGAAAAGACCTTGAACCAAGAGTTTGCCAGACGCATTCAGCTCATCTCTGACACCTGGGTCTCGGACACTGTGGAGAACCGGAGGGTAGACCTCCAATTCCAAGTAAACACTGGAAGTAGTTCATCGTTCACCAAGTCCAAACATTCTTCAGTAATTCAAACATTGTTCAGCTGCCCCCCTACTAAACCCAGATCCTGTAGCATGCAGCAACTCAGCTCCTGGTTTATGGAGACAACAGAGACACAGTCACTGGCTATTGTCAAGAAGACAAGCTCTCGCAATCATTATGAAGTTATGCACTTCCCTCGCTCTGTCAACAAACAAGGTGGCAAGTGCCAAAGTCCTCAGGCAGAACGACTTCGCAGACATCTCAAGAAGTTTGCCAAAACTTTGCCAAAGAGCCCCCTCCAACATGAAAAAGCCCAAAAAAGGTTGATGGTAATTAAGGAAGCTCCATCAATCCAAAACATTAGGCAACAACTCCTCGTTCACAAGAATGTAAGGGGTAGCCTCCACCAAGGAACTACATGGAGGCGCCCCTTAAGCAAATACAAGGCCACACTACTCCGGGTGAGGAGACTCTTCCAAACCCTAAAAGAAAGGAAGTGGGCAAATGTAAGAAACACCCAAGTAACCGCATGTAGGCCAGAAATGTTAATTGGACTTAAACCAAAACGGAAAGCTTTGAAACTGTTTAAAGAGGAGTTGTCTGAAGGTTCGAAGATTAGTTCTTTAGCCCAATCCGAGGAGCCTGTGGGTACACCAAAAGAGCAAAACATCTGCTCCAAAGCCTGGAGTCCTGAGACCATTAAGGAATGCCGGgtatttttgaaaaagattAACTCCCCAGACAACAAATCAGCCCAAGAGTGGGACTCCTGTACCGTGACACTGGATGATAAGTCAGCCTCTGCATTTGTGTTTGCTGGAAAGAAGAGGCAACTGGTTGGAGTTGTTCAAGCTGTGAAAAGAAAACGGTGCACAAATGGCATGGCTGCGTCTACAAAACCGACCGATTCGGCACGTAAATCACTCCAGAAGCTGGATGAAATGCCTTTGGGGAGGCAGAAGGGCAAATGTCCTGGCCTTGTGTCTGCTGAACCACCACCTGCAAAAAAGCTACGACAATCGCGGATGAAGGGCTTAAGTGGACCAAGGTGGTGTGACTTTGTGCTGG GAAGCTAG